A genomic window from Thunnus thynnus chromosome 12, fThuThy2.1, whole genome shotgun sequence includes:
- the LOC137194187 gene encoding uncharacterized protein isoform X2 has protein sequence MCSVVGCDSWRRSAQRFKLPEDPEKRLDWVQFLAEVNGQRFKESCWTDITICIEHFASDCYESLTDTVHLKPRAVPSLFFKSEPIEPDLDHVSPKREIDINVIGVMTDGTDRQELSQYIVRYGDRLALRAFCRQGTVTNEESGGVETVKSSLMQKLRDRLRTPANSDTQGPGIGNKHAAKVTRRVEMGWLHFESGTYHQVRTRKGGGTRNLSVQKSVTMGELVETGKGLFFPNGHSSKGPMEDFEFDICDYSHNFVPHEVTVGQLYEQTKLRMLRIYTTTKAKDIILLSDESSDFEPTHKRPMKARTMKTRSLRNKTRRRHQVDHPESSSDLDLAPSGSMQKNHEKRGETISQSRSATSEMGNTEVLHPRPSDDVGSHTQQSTRRHGSEDDCLKPVPNQDADQLHFTFNDGPVSSSCLPASPDPFDKEILLLKLRRVNIVDDVLNVFMDPKVLNASLRMEFTNEKAMDSDRVSREAYSAFWDHFLDQCEGEDERVPRLRPDYSEKKWQALGRVWLKGYLDHKILPIRLSPAFVLACCQGVSSVDEELLMMSFARFLSENERASLEKALQGNIDETVEEDLLDVFSRMGSHCLPPKDNLRAAILTMAHKALLQEPKFIIDCFHSSVHNAMPTLITKDNIMELYESKRPTNKKVAQMIKPSTESLNPQEQTALNHLLRYVRSIDQRRLEIFLRFCTGSTVLCKDTIEVTFNALCGLSRRPVAHTCGAVLELPYTYSSYPEFRKEFDNVLSGDCFTMDIV, from the exons ATGTGCTCCGTTGTCGGTTGCGATTCGTGGCGTCGCAGTGCGCAACGCTTCAAGTTACCAGAAGATCCAGAGAAGAGGCTGGATTGGGTCCAGTTTCTTGCCGAAGTCAATGGGCAACGTTTTAAAGAATCGTGCTGGACTGATATCACTATTTGTATCGAACACTTTGCAAGTGACTGCTATGAATCCCTGACTGACACGGTCCACCTGAAGCCCAGAGCCGTTCCATCACTGTTTTTCAAGTCTGAGCCAATAGAACCTGACCTGGACCATGTGAGCCCTAAACGTGAG ATCGACATCAACGTCATAGGTGTTATGACAGatgggacagacagacaggagttaAGCCAGTATATCGTAAGATATGGGGACCGACTTGCGCTCAGAGCATTTTGTCGTCAAGGAACTGTGACAAACGAAGAGTCGGGAGGAGTAGAGACAGTGAAGTCCTCTCTCATGCAGAAATTAAGAGACAGATTAAGAACTCCTGCTAACAGTGACACACAAGGCCCCGGTATTGGCAATAAACATGCAGCCAAAGTCACCCGGCGGGTTGAAATGGGATGGCTCCACTTTGAGAGCGGAACTTATCACCAGGTCAGAacgagaaaaggaggaggaacaCGGAATCTGTCGGTCCAGAAATCAGTGACTATGGGTGAACTGGTGGAGACAGGCAAAGGCTTATTTTTTCCAAATGGGCATTCATCCAAAGGACCAATGGAAGACTTCgagtttgacatttgtgattacAGTCACAATTTTGTGCCCCATGAAGTCACGGTGGGCCAGCTGTACGAACAGACTAAACTACGAATGCTGCGCATCTACACAACCACCAAGGCTAAAGACATTATACTCCTCTCAGATGAATCATCGGACTTCGAGCCAACACATAAGAGGCCAATGAAG GCTAGGACAATGAAGACACGATCCTTGAGGAACAAGACCAGGAGACGTCATCAAGTGGATCATCCAGAGAGCTCCTCTGATTTAGATCTAGCTCCCAGTGGCTCAATGCAGAAAAACCATGAAAAA AGAGGAGAGACAATCAGCCAATCAAGATCAGCAACTTCTGAGATGGGTAACACAGAGGTCCTGCATCCACGACCTTCTGATGATGTTGGCAGTCATACTCAGCAGTCAACAAGAAGGCATGGATCTGAAGATGACTGTTTAAAGCCTGTGCCAAATCAAGATGCAGACCAGTTG CACTTTACATTCAATGATGGACCTGTATCATCAAGCTGTCTTCCAGCATCACCAGATCCTTTTGACAAAGAAATCCTCCTTTTGAAATTAAGACGAGTAAACATAGTTGATGATGTCCTTAATGTCTTCATGGATCCAAAAGTACTGAATGCTAGTCTAAGAATGGAGTTTACAAATGAGAAAGCTATGGACAGTGATCGTGTGTCAAGAGAGGCGTACTCCGCATTCTGGGACCATTTCTTGGACCAGTGTGAAGGGGAAGATGAACGAGTACCCAGACTACGACCAGACTATTCTGAGAAGAAATGGCAAGCTCTCGGAAGAGTGTGGTTGAAAGGATACCTGGACCACAAAATCCTACCAATCAGACTGTCACCAGCCTTTGTTCTTGCCTGTTGTCAAGGAGTTAGCTCAGTGGATGAAGAACTCTTGATGATGTCATTTGCCAGATTTCTTTCAGAGAATGAGCGTGCGTCGCTTGAAAAAGCACTACAGGGCAACATTGATGAAACTGTTGAGGAGGACTTACTCGATGTCTTCTCAAGAATGGGCTCACACTGCCTGCCCCCTAAAGACAACTTACGGGCTGCCATTTTAACAATGGCACACAAAGCTCTTCTTCAAGAGCCAAAGTTCATAATTGACTGTTTCCACTCTAGTGTTCACAATGCTATGCCAACGCTCATAACCAAAGACAACATAATGGAGCTCTATGAATCTAAGAGGCCAACTAACAAGAAAGTGGCCCAGATGATAAAACCATCAACTGAAAGCCTAAATCCACAAGAGCAGACTGCTCTTAACCACCTGCTACGGTATGTGAGAAGCATCGACCAAAGAAGACTGGAGATCTTCTTACGCTTCTGCACAGGATCTACTGTGCTGTGCAAAGACACAATCGAAGTAACTTTTAATGCATTGTGTGGTTTAAGTCGCAGGCCTGTAGCACACACATGTGGAGCAGTTCTTGAGTTACCATACACCTACAGCTCATACCCTGAGTTTCGTAAAGAATTTGATAATGTCTTGTCTGGCGACTGCTTTACAATGGATATTGTGTAG
- the LOC137194187 gene encoding uncharacterized protein isoform X1: MCSVVGCDSWRRSAQRFKLPEDPEKRLDWVQFLAEVNGQRFKESCWTDITICIEHFASDCYESLTDTVHLKPRAVPSLFFKSEPIEPDLDHVSPKREIDINVIGVMTDGTDRQELSQYIVRYGDRLALRAFCRQGTVTNEESGGVETVKSSLMQKLRDRLRTPANSDTQGPGIGNKHAAKVTRRVEMGWLHFESGTYHQVRTRKGGGTRNLSVQKSVTMGELVETGKGLFFPNGHSSKGPMEDFEFDICDYSHNFVPHEVTVGQLYEQTKLRMLRIYTTTKAKDIILLSDESSDFEPTHKRPMKARTMKTRSLRNKTRRRHQVDHPESSSDLDLAPSGSMQKNHEKRGETISQSRSATSEMGNTEVLHPRPSDDVGSHTQQSTRRHGSEDDCLKPVPNQDADQLVSDVSDSPLGPAIQQSLEDFEVNFGPIVGDDSDNQDTTLPMNPHDLSSMQHFTFNDGPVSSSCLPASPDPFDKEILLLKLRRVNIVDDVLNVFMDPKVLNASLRMEFTNEKAMDSDRVSREAYSAFWDHFLDQCEGEDERVPRLRPDYSEKKWQALGRVWLKGYLDHKILPIRLSPAFVLACCQGVSSVDEELLMMSFARFLSENERASLEKALQGNIDETVEEDLLDVFSRMGSHCLPPKDNLRAAILTMAHKALLQEPKFIIDCFHSSVHNAMPTLITKDNIMELYESKRPTNKKVAQMIKPSTESLNPQEQTALNHLLRYVRSIDQRRLEIFLRFCTGSTVLCKDTIEVTFNALCGLSRRPVAHTCGAVLELPYTYSSYPEFRKEFDNVLSGDCFTMDIV, from the exons ATGTGCTCCGTTGTCGGTTGCGATTCGTGGCGTCGCAGTGCGCAACGCTTCAAGTTACCAGAAGATCCAGAGAAGAGGCTGGATTGGGTCCAGTTTCTTGCCGAAGTCAATGGGCAACGTTTTAAAGAATCGTGCTGGACTGATATCACTATTTGTATCGAACACTTTGCAAGTGACTGCTATGAATCCCTGACTGACACGGTCCACCTGAAGCCCAGAGCCGTTCCATCACTGTTTTTCAAGTCTGAGCCAATAGAACCTGACCTGGACCATGTGAGCCCTAAACGTGAG ATCGACATCAACGTCATAGGTGTTATGACAGatgggacagacagacaggagttaAGCCAGTATATCGTAAGATATGGGGACCGACTTGCGCTCAGAGCATTTTGTCGTCAAGGAACTGTGACAAACGAAGAGTCGGGAGGAGTAGAGACAGTGAAGTCCTCTCTCATGCAGAAATTAAGAGACAGATTAAGAACTCCTGCTAACAGTGACACACAAGGCCCCGGTATTGGCAATAAACATGCAGCCAAAGTCACCCGGCGGGTTGAAATGGGATGGCTCCACTTTGAGAGCGGAACTTATCACCAGGTCAGAacgagaaaaggaggaggaacaCGGAATCTGTCGGTCCAGAAATCAGTGACTATGGGTGAACTGGTGGAGACAGGCAAAGGCTTATTTTTTCCAAATGGGCATTCATCCAAAGGACCAATGGAAGACTTCgagtttgacatttgtgattacAGTCACAATTTTGTGCCCCATGAAGTCACGGTGGGCCAGCTGTACGAACAGACTAAACTACGAATGCTGCGCATCTACACAACCACCAAGGCTAAAGACATTATACTCCTCTCAGATGAATCATCGGACTTCGAGCCAACACATAAGAGGCCAATGAAG GCTAGGACAATGAAGACACGATCCTTGAGGAACAAGACCAGGAGACGTCATCAAGTGGATCATCCAGAGAGCTCCTCTGATTTAGATCTAGCTCCCAGTGGCTCAATGCAGAAAAACCATGAAAAA AGAGGAGAGACAATCAGCCAATCAAGATCAGCAACTTCTGAGATGGGTAACACAGAGGTCCTGCATCCACGACCTTCTGATGATGTTGGCAGTCATACTCAGCAGTCAACAAGAAGGCATGGATCTGAAGATGACTGTTTAAAGCCTGTGCCAAATCAAGATGCAGACCAGTTGGTAAGTGATGTCTCAGATTCCCCTCTTGGTCCTGCCATTCAACAATCTCTTGAGGACTTTGAAGTGAACTTTGGACCCATTGTTGGTGATGATAGTGATAATCAAGACACCACCCTTCCCATGAATCCACATGATTTGAGCAGCATGCAG CACTTTACATTCAATGATGGACCTGTATCATCAAGCTGTCTTCCAGCATCACCAGATCCTTTTGACAAAGAAATCCTCCTTTTGAAATTAAGACGAGTAAACATAGTTGATGATGTCCTTAATGTCTTCATGGATCCAAAAGTACTGAATGCTAGTCTAAGAATGGAGTTTACAAATGAGAAAGCTATGGACAGTGATCGTGTGTCAAGAGAGGCGTACTCCGCATTCTGGGACCATTTCTTGGACCAGTGTGAAGGGGAAGATGAACGAGTACCCAGACTACGACCAGACTATTCTGAGAAGAAATGGCAAGCTCTCGGAAGAGTGTGGTTGAAAGGATACCTGGACCACAAAATCCTACCAATCAGACTGTCACCAGCCTTTGTTCTTGCCTGTTGTCAAGGAGTTAGCTCAGTGGATGAAGAACTCTTGATGATGTCATTTGCCAGATTTCTTTCAGAGAATGAGCGTGCGTCGCTTGAAAAAGCACTACAGGGCAACATTGATGAAACTGTTGAGGAGGACTTACTCGATGTCTTCTCAAGAATGGGCTCACACTGCCTGCCCCCTAAAGACAACTTACGGGCTGCCATTTTAACAATGGCACACAAAGCTCTTCTTCAAGAGCCAAAGTTCATAATTGACTGTTTCCACTCTAGTGTTCACAATGCTATGCCAACGCTCATAACCAAAGACAACATAATGGAGCTCTATGAATCTAAGAGGCCAACTAACAAGAAAGTGGCCCAGATGATAAAACCATCAACTGAAAGCCTAAATCCACAAGAGCAGACTGCTCTTAACCACCTGCTACGGTATGTGAGAAGCATCGACCAAAGAAGACTGGAGATCTTCTTACGCTTCTGCACAGGATCTACTGTGCTGTGCAAAGACACAATCGAAGTAACTTTTAATGCATTGTGTGGTTTAAGTCGCAGGCCTGTAGCACACACATGTGGAGCAGTTCTTGAGTTACCATACACCTACAGCTCATACCCTGAGTTTCGTAAAGAATTTGATAATGTCTTGTCTGGCGACTGCTTTACAATGGATATTGTGTAG
- the LOC137194189 gene encoding uncharacterized protein, with protein sequence MCSVVGCVSSGDTNQRFKLPEDPERRLEWVQFLATVNKQRFKESSWTDIAICRQHFKDDCFENLTPSHPSGTVQLKPEAVPSLCVQPESDEPDADLKSQTCDESVETEEIAPQCDQLDTESALTSVAAQETPVVPCGVSCSTDAFISLYSQLKQNHVNIDVIKEKVTLLKMKGKYIVNEKRLLQLFSSTCPLCGGKLHMEVTSGVLLILNQQCLQCEYRNQWKSQVNASDPTAEDKHLTGGTAVTSETQQTVPTDDNHGSITAVSEIVTVIDEQSDPVDESESSDEDEVDSDEEWKPLNKFLASKERPKESDDEDESEEIEEDDYPPLPSQHSQLCTECGKFFNKWRSHTCEHKIKPYSCNTCGKRCVSETALNSHGRVHDDNYEHRCKYCHVTFKTKGDKMTHEKIHLTQGKPYKCPDCSETFATNKDRRIHLEDHRGPRQLKCDICGIEFLSPLNLQRHKVVHTGLRPFKCSVCQRGFNQAGHLKSHMRLHTGERPYKCQHCDKRFNHNVSLKSHVQRYHTSSSGCEQKEEEINKRADGSGDAQENGSKRGSDSEQGNVEDEDDTDSDVRNDRTGVPKKKMRSTGRPIGRPKSSATGTGEGRGSNTKKAKVKLQKLKRTRCSDEESEDEQTDSHTSFDTAEKEEAKSKKARKSTNSDDSDFDPEERKKQRHSSPKSGKSSGKRRGRPRKNIVV encoded by the exons ATGTGCTCCGTCGTCGGATGCGTTTCGTCGGGTGACACAAACCAGCGATTCAAGTTACCCGAGGACCCGGAGAGGAGGCTGGAGTGGGTTCAGTTCCTCGCCACGGTTAACAAGCAGCGTTTTAAAGAGTCGTCCTGGACCGATATCGCCATTTGTAGGCAACACTTTAAAGATGATTGTTTTGAAAACCTGACTCCGAGCCATCCGAGTGGTACGGTCCAGCTAAAGCCCGAAGCCGTCCCATCACTGTGTGTCCAGCCAGAGTCAGACGAACCTGATGCAGATCTGAAGAGCCAAACATGTGAT GAGTCTGTggaaacagaggaaattgctCCTCAGTGTGATCAACTTGACACAGAGTCAGCACTAACTTCAGTGG CTGCCCAAGAAACTCCAGTGGTGCCGTGTGGTGTCTCATGTTCAACCGATGCTTTTATATCCCTATACAGCCAGCTGAAACAAAACCATGTGAACATTGATGTGATCAAGGAAAA AGTTACACTTCTAAAGATGAAAGGAAAGTATATTGTGAATGAAAAACGCCTCCTCCAGTTGTTCAGCAGCACATGCCCATTATGTGGCGGGAAACTTCATATGGAGGTCACCAGTGGGGTCCTCCTCATCTTGAACCAACAGTGCCTTCAGTGTGAGTACAGAAACCAGTGGAAAAGCCAGGTCAATGCTAGTGACCCAACAGCTGAAGATAAACACCTGACAGGAGGCACTGCTGTAACTTCAGAGACCCAACAG ACGGTGCCAACAGATGACAACCACGGCAGCATCACAGCTGTCTCTGAGATTGTTACTGTTATCGATGAGCAAAGTGATCCAGTGGATGAAAGTGAATcaagtgatgaagatgaagttGATTCAGATGAAGAATGGAAGCCACTAAATAAATTTTTGGCATCCAAAGAGCGTCCAAAGGAATCTGATGACGAAGATGAAAGTGAAGAGATTGAAGAAGATGAttatcctcctcttccctcccaACACAGTCAACTCTGCACAGAGTGTGGGAAGTTTTTCAACAAATGGAGGTCTCACACTTGTGAGCATAAAATTAAACCCTATTCTTGCAACACTTGTGGCAAGAGATGTGTCAGTGAGACTGCTCTAAACTCTCACGGCAGAGTCCACGATGACAACTATGAGCATCGGTGCAAATACTGCCATgttacattcaaaacaaaaggGGACAAAATGACTCACGAGAAGATCCACCTAACTCAAGGAAAACCATATAAATGTCCAGACTGTTCAGAGACATTTGCCACCAATAAAGACCGCCGAATTCACCTGGAAGATCACAGAGGCCCCAGGCAGTTAAAATGTGACATCTGTGGGATTGAATTTCTCTCGCCCCTTAATCTCCAGAGACACAAAGTTGTGCATACAGGATTGAGGCCATTTAAGTGTTCAGTCTGCCAACGTGGCTTCAACCAGGCGGGCCACCTCAAATCCCACATGCGCCTGCACACAGGGGAGAGGCCTTATAAGTGTCAGCATTGTGATAAACGCTTCAATCACAATGTGAGTTTGAAGAGTCATGTGCAGCGTTACCACACATCCAGTTCTGGATGTGaacaaaaggaggaggagataaacaAGAGGGCTGATGGCAGTGGTGATGCTCAGGAGAACGGGAGTAAGAGAGGCTCAGACTCAGAGCAGGGCAATgtagaggatgaagatgatACAGATTCGGATGTGCGGAATGATAGAACAGGCGTAcctaaaaagaaaatgagaagcaCAGGTCGACCCATAGGAAGGCCAAAGAGCAGTGCAACAGGCACCGGGGAAGGCCGGGGATCAAACACTAAGAAAGCCAAAGTAAAGCTTCAGAAGTTAAAGAGAACTCGTTGCAGTGATGAGGAAAGTGAGGACGAGCAGACTGACAGTCACACATCCTTTGACAcagcagagaaagaagaggCAAAGAGCAAGAAAGCGAGGAAGAGCACAAATTCTGACGACTCTGATTTTGACccagaagagagaaagaaacagaggcACAGCAGCCCGAAGAGTGGTAAGAGCTCAGGGAAGCGAAGGGGAAGACCAAGAAAGAATATAGTGgtctga
- the LOC137193504 gene encoding angiomotin-like 2a, protein MSSTEEPSGTVLHRLIQEQLRYGNPTDTRTLLAIQQQALRGGSGSNSGPSSGGDMGRSPRSSLESLTQEDPPLPQLSARQEPQGQEHQGDYHHSESGYQLYQLHGEELPTYEQAKVHSQYLASHWAPASPIRQLHEGKLLHEGAFHKEADLMELKCSHVRSLSEHRMQISLERNDTAAKAEAIKSTSHSYPELPYYMPQGLQSTGQSQDKRSPPPEYSAPIQGQGFIPHQVQEPVQAQQHRYIQSGQPADVPCYNTFTSLPPAGLEEPNQVELLLMENERLRQELEAHREKTSRIQKLEQEIQRISEAYETLMQGSSKRENLEQTLRKRLVAEVRRLQDFNRDLRENLENARTHVAKEVQAADHNQHIMAKLLEQNEEQNFERERVEREVERLRATAEEQSLRAKRLEEALETARGRGRQLEEELRRKRAYVEKVERLQSALAQLQSTCEKRESLEMKLRTRLEQELRSLRAQQRQSQPPGVTMSSLQERLHEREERILALEADMVRWEQKYLEESTMRQFAMEVAATAAAQRDTTIINHSPCHSSNNSFNEDLPVADYRNQEMENRIRALYAQILEKDAVIKILNQRLHQDQGREVEQSTRTNLLNTAGTPLRLASSTPSICTLGSTTKSRGKSLSDDQRKKSMWGNEAKEAASVTKLNSDKAAPKKLLLNPFRGLDELESEAVEIFI, encoded by the exons ATGTCGTCCACTGAAGAGCCGTCTGGCACGGTCTTGCACCGACTCATCCAGGAACAGCTTCGCTATGGAAACCCCACAGACACTCGCACCTTATTAGCCATCCAGCAGCAGGCACTGCGTGGAGGTAGTGGAAGCAACAGTGGACCCAGCAGTGGAGGCGACATGGGCAGGAGCCCACGATCCTCTTTGGAGAGTCTCACCCAAGAAGaccctcctctccctcagctCTCGGCGAGGCAGGAGCCTCAGGGCCAAGAGCACCAGGGTGACTACCACCACTCGGAGAGTGGATACCAGCTCTACCAGCTGCACGGGGAGGAGCTGCCAACATACGAGCAGGCCAAGGTACACTCTCAGTATCTTGCCTCTCACTGGGCCCCTGCAAGCCCCATCAGGCAGCTCCATGAGGGGAAGCTCCTGCATGAGGGGGCCTTCCACAAAGAGGCAGATCTGATGGAGCTGAAGTGCAGCCATGTGCGGTCACTCAGTGAGCATCGCATGCAGATATCTCTGGAGAGGAATGATACAGCAGCTAAAGCAGAAGCTATCAAGAGCACCTCTCACAGCTACCCTGAGCTACCTTACTACATGCCACAAGGCCTCCAGAGCACAGGGCAGAGCCAGGACAAGCGCAGCCCACCGCCTGAGTACTCAGCCCCCATCCAGGGCCAAGGATTTATTCCTCACCAGGTCCAGGAGCCAGTACAGGCACAACAGCACAG GTATATCCAGTCTGGTCAGCCAGCTGATGTCCCCTGCTACAACACGTTCACCAGCCTGCCACCTGCTGGCTTGGAGGAGCCCAACCAagtggagctgctgctgatggagaaTGAGAGGCTGAGGCAAGAGCTAGAAGCACACAGGGAGAAGACCAGCCGTATTCAGAAG tTGGAGCAGGAGATCCAGCGTATTTCGGAGGCCTACGAGACACTGATGCAGGGCAGCAGCAAGAGAGAGAATCTGGAACAGACGCTGAGGAAGAGGCTGGTAGCTGAGGTCAGGAGGCTGCAGGATTTCAACAGAGACCTTAGAG AAAACCTGGAAAATGCCAGAACACATGTCGCAAAAGAAGTACAGGCTGCCGACCATAACCAGCACATCATGGCGAAACTCCTTGAACAAA atGAGGAGCAGAACTTTGAGCGGGAGCGTGTAGAGCGCGAGGTGGAGAGACTGAGGGCCACGGCGGAGGAGCAGAGCCTCAGAGCGAAGAGACTGGAGGAGGCCCTAGAGACGGCTCGCGGACGCGGCCGCCAGCTCGAGGAGGAgttgaggaggaagagggctTACGTAGAGAAGGTGGAGCGGCTTCAGAGTGCCCTGGCTCAGCTACAGTCCACTTGTGAGAAGAGGGAGAGCCTGGAGATGAAGCTGAGGACACGGCTAGAGCAGGAGCTGAGGAGTTTGAGGGCGCAACAG AGGCAGTCCCAGCCACCAGGAGTGACAATGAGCTCCCTCCAAGAGCGTCTCCATGAGCGCGAGGAGCGTATCTTGGCCCTCGAGGCCGACATGGTGCGCTGGGAGCAGAAATACCTGGAGGAGAGCACCATGAGGCAGTTCGCCATGGAGGTGGCTGCCACCGCCGCTGCTCAGAG AGACACCACCATCATTAATCACTCACCCTGCCACTCCTCTAACAACAGTTTCAACGAGGACCTGCCAGTTGCTGATTACAGGAATCAAGAGATGGAGAACAG GATCCGTGCTCTTTACGCTCAGATCTTGGAAAAGGATGCTGTAATCAAGATCCTCAACCAGCGGCTGCACCAGGACCAAGGGCGGGAGGTCGAGCAAAGTACCCGCACAAACCTCTTGAATACGGCGGGGACGCCTCTCCGACTCGCCTCCTCCACTCCCTCCATCTGCACCCTCGGCAGCACCACCAAGAGTAGAG GGAAGAGTCTTTCAGATGAtcag aggaagaagagTATGTGGGGGAACGAAGCCAAAGAGGCCGCCAGCGTAACTAAGCTCAACAGTG acaAGGCAGCGCCTAAGAAGTTGCTATTAAACCCCTTCAGAGGTCTGGATGAGTTGGAGTCAGAGGCTGTGGAAATCTTCATTTAA